ATCTTGGTAGGTATGGTGACTCCTAAAGGAGAAACTGATCTAACTCCTGAATACAAACTTCTTCACTCCATCTTCGGAGAAAAAGCGAAGGAAGTAAGAGACTCTTCTCTTCGTATGCCGAACGGTTTCGAGGGAACTGTAATCGATATCAAACGTTTCTCACGCGAGAAGGGAGATGAACTTCCTGCCGGCGTAGAAGAAATGGTGAAAGTTTTCGTAGCTCGTAAACGTAAACTTCTGGTCGGAGATAAAATGGCAGGACGCCACGGTAACAAGGGTGTCGTTGCGCGTATCATGGCGGAAGAAGACATGCCTTACATGGAAGACGGTACTCCAATGGATATCGTTCTAAACCCGTTAGGTGTTCCTTCTCGTATGAACCTCGGGCAGATTTTCGAAACTCAACTCGGACTTGCTGCAAGCAAACTGGGTATCAATTTCGAAACTCCAGTTTTCGACGGAGCTACTGAAGCAGATGTAGAGAAGTATTGCAAAGAAGCAAATCTTCCTCTTAGCTCTAAATTCAAATTATACGACGGACGTACCGGTTTGCCTTTCATGAATGAGGTATTCTGCGGTTACATCTACATGTTGAAACTCGCTCACTTGGTGGACGATAAGATCCACGCTCGTTCTACCGGACCTTACTCTTTGGTTACTCAACAACCACTTGGAGGAAAGGCTCAGTTCGGTGGTCAGCGTTTGGGAGAGATGGAGGTCTGGGCTCTCGAAGCTTATGGCGCATCTCATACTCTTCAGGAACTTCTTACCATCAAGTCGGACGATATGCTCGGAAGAGCAAGAATCTACGAAGCTATCGTTAAAGGTATCCATTCCATTAAACCTGGAATTCCGGAATCCTTCAACGTATTGGTACAGGAACTCAGGGGTCTTGCATTGGATATCGTCATCACCGACTCGGAAGGTAACAGCGTTGATATCTCCGACTACGAAGACGAATATTCCAAGAGCAAGAAGAAGATTAAGTTCGAAACGATCGAGAACGCCTAAGGGAAGAAAGGTAGCATGAGATCCAATAACGATTTTGAATCAATAACAATCAGATTAGCGTCTCCGGAAAGGATCAAAGAATGGTCTTACGGAGAAGTAAAGAAGCCTGAGACAATCAACTACCGTACTTTAAAGCCCGAGAGAGACGGTCTTTTCTGCGAGAAAATTTTCGGAACTACTAAGGACTGGGAATGTTACTGCGGAAAGTTCAAGTCCATCCGTTACAAGGGTGTAGTTTGCGATAAGTGTGGTGTTGAGGTAACTCACTCCAAAGTTCGTCGTGAGCGTATGGGTCATATCGAACTAGCTGCGCCGGTCTCTCATATCTGGTACTATCGTTCCGTTCCTTCCAGAATGGGACTTCTCTTGGACATGACTATCAATCAGCTCAAGAGCGTTCTTTATTTCGAAAAATATGTGATCATCGATCCGGCTGATACCGGAAGAAATCGCGGCGAGTTAATCGACGAAGAAGAATATCACGCTTACCTAGACGAATACGGCGACAAGTTTGTTGCCGGTATCGGTGCGGACGCGATCAAAGAACTTCTTTCTCGTATCGATGTTGATGCAGAAGCACGTATCATTCGCCAAAAGATCCAAGAAAAAGAAAAGATCTCCGATAAAAGAATCCTGAAACGTTTGGAAGTATTAGAAGCTTTCCGCGATTCAGGAAACCGTCCTGAATGGATGGTTCTGGATGTGGTTCCGGTCATTCCGCCTGAACTTCGTCCAATGGTTCAGTTAGAAGGTGGACGTTTTGCTACTTCCGACTTGAACGATCTATATCGTCGTGTTATCAACAGGAACAACCGTCTAAAACGCCTTCTTGCGTTAAAAGCTCCTGAGATCATCGTTCGTAACGAAAAACGTATGCTCCAAGAAGCGGTTGACGCGTTATTCGATAATAGCCGCCGCAAACGTACCGTAAAAGGTAAAGGTAACAGACCTTTAAAATCCATTTCAGATATGCTGAAAGGAAAACAAGGACGTTTCCGCCAGAACTTACTCGGTAAACGTGTGGATTACTCCGGTCGTTCCGTGATCGTAGTTGGTCCTGAGCTGAAATACCACGAGATGGGTCTTCCTAAGAAGATGGCTCTCGAACTATTTAAACCTTTCATAATGAAACGTTTGGTGGATCTGGACTTAGCTCCTAACATCAAATCTGCTAAGAAGAAAGTAGAAGCAGAAGAAAAAGAAGTTTTCGACGTTCTGGAAACAGTAGTGAAAGAGCACCCGGTAATGTTAAACCGTGCTCCTACTCTTCACCGTTTAGGGATCCAAGCATTCCTTCCAGTCCTTGTAGAAGGAAAAGCGATCAAACTTCACCCTCTTGTATGTCACGCATTCAACGCTGACTTCGACGGGGACCAGATGGCGATCCACGTTCCACTGACTCCAAAGGCTCAGTTGGAAGTATGGATGCTCATGCTTTCTCCTCATAATATCTTGAACCCTGCAAACGGTCACCCGATCTGCGGACCTACTCAGGATATCGTACTCGGAATTTATTATCTTACTTCGGAAGTTCCTTCCGAGGCGGGAGTTCCTCTTAAATCTTTCGCGAACCTCGACGAGGTTACTTACGCAATCGATAGAGGAGTGATCGAATACAGAACTAAAATTTCCGTTCTACACCAAGGTAAAATTCTGGAGACTACTCCGGGCCGTTTGATCTTCAACACGGTTCTTCCTGAAGGATATCCGTATGTAAACCGTGCGCTTTCCGATAAGGAGACAAACAGAATTATCGCAGAAGTGTATGAGAAATACGGACCGGCACAAACCGTTCTGATGCTAGACGATATTAAAAAATTAGGATATCGTTATGCTACTATCTTTAGCCCGACTATCTCTATCGAAGACATCAGAGTGTCTCCGGGTAAAGTTACTCTTGTTGGCGACGCTAACAAAGAAGTAGAGAGAGCCGACGGAGAATATCGTAAAGGTATTATCACTAACGAAGAACGTAAGAAAAAAGTGATCGAGATCTGGACTAAGACCAATGACCTCATCACCGACTCGATGTTCAAGGAATTGGAAAAAGATAAGGGTGGATATAACCCGGTCTTCATCATGGCTGCGTCCGGCGCTCGTGGATCTAAACAACAGATCCGTCAGTTGGCAGGTATGCGCGGTCTGATGGCGAAGCCTTCCGGAGAGATCATTGAACTTGCAATTCGTTCCAACTTCCGCGAGGGATTGAGCGTTCTTGAATTCTTCATCTCTACTCACGGTGCTCGTAAAGGTCTTGCGGATACCGCGTTAAAAACTGCGGACGCAGGTTACTTGACTCGTCGTTTGGTAGATATTTCTCAAGACGTGATCGTCGCTGAAGATGATTGCGGAACCGAAGAATGTATTACCCTCGGAACTGTAAAAGAAGGTGAGAACGTAATCGTTTCACTTAGCGACCGTGTATTCGGACGTTATACTTCAGAAGACATCGTTGACCCTGTTTCCGAAAGTGTAGTTTATCCTAAAGGATCTTTGATCACTAGAGAAGTAGGGCAGAAGCTTGAAAATCTTGGTTACGAAAAGATCAAGGTTCGTTCTCCTTTAACTTGCGAAGCTCGTTGGGGAATCTGTATTAAATGTTACGGAATGGATATGGCTCGTCTGACTCCAGCTGAGATTGGAGAAGCAGTCGGAACCATCGCGGCTCAGTCCATCGGACAACCTGGAACCCAGTTGACGATGAGAACATTCCACATCGGTGGTGCCGCTTCCGCAAAAGTACAAGAGAAGGAACACAAAGTCGGATACCGCGCAGTCGTTAACGCGATCAACGGTAGAACTTTACAGACGAATGATAGAGGTTTGATCTTCTCTCGTCGTGGATCGATTGTAGTTCAAAGATTGATCCAACAGTTTAATTCTTCCGACTTAACCAACCTTAGAGTTGAGAACGGTCAGAAAGTGGATAAAGGAGAGTTGGTTGCAACTCTTGCTTCCGGTGAGAACGTAACTTCAGACGCACCAGGAACAGTAAAAATCGCAGACGGACTCTTCAGAATTCTGGGAGAAGAAGCGGTTGTTCCTGTAAAAACTTCTACTACTCTGAACGTAAAAGTTGCACAGATCACCGAACCTAACCAAGCATTGGGAGAATTCGACCCGTTCAACGAGATTGGTGTTACCGAAATTGAAGGAACTGCCGCATGGGTGGATCTGGAAGTCGGTAAGAACGTTCGTAGGGACGAGGACGTTAAGACATCTAACGTTAATTATAAAGTCATCGAACAACGTAGGGAAAAATTGATCCCAAGGATCGTGGTATCTTCTGGCGGAAGCAAAGAAGAATATCTGGTTCCAGTGGATGCGATCATCTCCGTCCAAAACGGAGACAAAGTGAAAGCAGGAGATATCCTCTTCAAAATCCCAACTGTTGCAGAAAAAACCCGGGATATTACCGGTGGTCTTCCAAGGGTAGACGAACTTTTCGAAGCTCGTCGTCCTAAAGACGCAACCACTCTTGCAGAAACTGATGGAAAGATTGAAGATAACGGAGAGATCGTAAAAGAAAAACGAGTTCTCTATATCGTTCCTGATAACGAAGAGCTGGATAAAGTAAAAGTAACCATTCCGATCGGAAAACAATTACGTGTTCGTCACGGAGACTTCGTTAAACGCGGAGATCAAATGGACGATGGAAACCTGGATCCACACGATATCTTGAGAGTAAAAGGTGTTACTGCACTCCAAGTGTATCTTGTGCAAGAGGTTCAAGAGGTTTACAGACTACAAGGGGTGCATATCAACGATAAGCATATCGAAGTAGTTGTTCGCCAGATGATGCGTAAGGTTTTAATTACCGATTCCGGAGATACATCTTTTGTTAACCAACAACAAGTAGATCGTTTCGCCTTCTTGGAAGAAAACAAGAGAGTGATAGCTGAAGGAGGATCTCCTGCTCAGTGTGTTCCGATTCTATTAGGTTTAACGAAAGCATCTTTGAATACTGAGTCGTTCTTCTCGGCTGCTTCCTTCCAGGAAACAACTAAGGTGTTAACTGACGCTGCAATCAAAGGAAAAACTGATAACTTAGCGGGACTTAAAGAGAACGTTATTATCGGTCACATGATCCCTGCGGGAACCGGAATGAGAAAATATCGCGACGTCGCGGTGTTCAAAGAAACTTACGGGGATCTAGATCGTCCTCTGGAAGTGGAAGAGGAAGAAATTCCGATGGCCATACCGGAAGACAACGAGAATTAAAGGAAAGCTTTACAATAGAGCAGGGTCGGTAGAACTGGTAAAATAGGTCACCGGCCTGCTAAAAAGAAGAAACTCATGCCTACAATTAGCCAACTTATACGTCACGGCAGGAAGAAACAGGTTAACAAATCTAAATCTCCTGCATTAAAAAGTAGCCCGCAACGCCGGGGAGTGTGCACGAAGGTGACTACCTTCACACCAAAAAAACCGAACTCAGCTTTGAGAAAAGTTGCAAGGGTTCGTTTAACAACCGGTATCGAAGTGACCGCTTATATTCCCGGTGAGGGACATAACCTGCAAGAGCACAACGTTGTTCTGATTCGCGGGGGAAGGGTCAAAGACCTTCCAGGGGTTCGTTATCATATTATCCGTGGTACCTTGGATACTCTTGGTATCGATAAACGTCGTAAGAGTCGTTCTAAATATGGAACGAAAAAACCTAAGGCGTAAGGGAGTTAGGAATGTCTAGAAGAAGAGGAAAAGTAGAACCACGCAAAATCCAACCGGATTCGGTTTATGGAGATGCAAACATCGCGAAGTTTATTAACTGCTTGATGTTGGACGGAAAGAAATCCGTAGCAGAATCTTTGTTTTATGACGCTCTGGATCTGATCCAAAAAAAGACCGGAAACGATCCTTACGTTACTTTTAAAGAAGCATTAGAAAACGTTAAACCACAAGTGGAAGTAAAATCCCGTCGCGTGGGTGGTGTGACTTACCAAGTTCCGATCGAAGTTCGCCCGGAAAGACGTTTAGCTCTTGGAATCAGATGGTTGATCCGTTATTCCAGGGACAGAAACGAAAAAGGTATGGCTAACAAACTTGCTGCAGAATTTATCGAGGCTCAAAAAGGCACCGGAGCAGCAATCAAGAAGAAAGAAGATATCCGCAAAATGGCAGATGCTAACAAAGCATTCAGCCACTATCGCTGGTAAGAATCTTTTAACTTATAGTTCGCGGTTGCATGAGACCGCGGACAGGTTTGATGAAGGGACTCTCGAGAGAGTCCCTTTTTTATTTCTTCATGCCTACTAAGATAAGATTCCCTGCTTCTTTTATATGGACAAAAGAATTTCTCGGGAAAGAATCAGGTCATGGGACAAAAACTTTCTACCTTACTTCTCTTCTTCATAATACTTTTGCTTTCCTGCGGAGGGCCATACGTGAAAATTCCGGATTCCGCAGAATTAGGGAAAGAATACACTTTTCCCGAGGAAGAATCTATTGCTAAACGAACTTTGGAACTAACTCTAACTTCTCTTAAGGAATCCTATAAGGATGGAGCTCTAGTAAGAAGGGACGCACATCCAAAACATCACGGTTGTGTGGCCGCAACCTTTACTGTAAAAAAAGATTTAGACCCACAGTTTACATTGGGAGTCTTCCAGCCTGGAAAATCTTACCAAAGTTTAATCCGTTTCTCGAATGGATCTCAAAAGCCGAAAGCAGATCTGGAAGGGGATATTCGAGGGATCGGGATCAAACTTTTTGACATCCAAGGAAAAAAGATCCTAGCTGAAGAAGCGAAAGAAACAACTCAGGATTTTTTACTGATCAATCATCCCGTTCTTCCTGTAGGTGCACCTGATGAATACTTGGCTTTATTTGAGGCTGCGTTTGCAGGTAAACCAGGTTCATACTTTTTCGGTTGGAATCCGTTTGCTTGGAAACTGGGCGGCCTTTCTAAAGTAAGAGCGATCAGAGGTAAAAAAATTACCAGTCCATTAGAAATTCGTTATTGGTCTACAACCCCGTATGCTTTTGGAGAAGGAAAGGCGGTTAAATATTCCGTAAAACCCTGCTCTGAAACTAAATCTGAAATCTCTGATAGTCCTGCCGAAAATTATTTGAGAGACACAATGAGTAAACAACTGAAGGAATCTTCTGCTTGTTTTACTTTTATGGTTCAGGTCCAAAAAGATCCTAAGTCTATGCCTGTAGAAGATCCAGCAATTGTTTGGGACGAAGAGATTTCTCCATTTTATCCCGTAGCGGACATTCTGATCCCCAAGCAGGAGTTTACGAATGAAAAGATGGATTCTCTTTGTGAAAATGTATCATACACTCCTTGGCATTCTCTTCAAGAGCATAAACCTCTAGGCGGGATTAATCGAGTTAGAAAATCCGTTTATCAAGCTATTTCGGAATATAGACACGGACAGAATAAAACTCAGAGAAAGGAGATCAATAAGAAGGATATACCGACTAAGTTGCTTCCTTAGTATTAAACGTTTACAAATTATTAGGCCTGGACGTTCAAGCCAGGCTTAATAATTATAATTTTGATGAGAAAGATCTGTTTTATATTACTACTCCTATTTGCGATCTCTCCAAATCTCATATCCGCAAAGGCCCATTTCGAAACAAAACAATCAAATCTACTCGGAATTTATTGGGGACCTGAAAACAGGACTTTCGGTTGGTATTTAGAATTCAGAGAAGACTTTACATTTTTTGAAAATTACGATGGAGACGGATGCGGAGGATACTCCGGAACTTATAAGATAGAATCAAACAAGATTATTATGCAAGCTTCCGAAGAAGAACCTTGTAAACCATATAATTTCCAAGCTAATAGAACTTGCAGCATTGTCCCCACAAAATATTCCTTCCGTTATTCTGCAAAATTATACTGCTCCAATGATGCGAGCTATTTTGGAGGATTTCTTCTTCCTGAATCTACGGATAGAAAGATCGAAGGAGTTTCGGTTAAAACCATTCCAGGAAAATCGAAATACTTATCCAAATCAAGTCCTGCACGAATCGGTCCGGGTTATGAGTTTCCTTCTATAATTTGTAATACCAGTGAAGATGAAAAAAGGATCCAAACGGATAGATTTCCGGAAAGATCAAAGCTAGTACTTCTTGCTAAAGCTCAAGGAGCCAAGGATCCCAAAGGAAAATCCGAAACCTGGTATTATGCAGATATCCCATTAGATTGGGGTGGAGGCTGTTATTACAAAGGCAAAAGTTATACAAGCGCTTGGTTTCCGGAGTCGGTTCTTTTTGATTTGAGCGATTCGAGAATAGAGCGCTACGATTGAGTTAACGTTCCGTATTAAGAATTTAACAAATGAATTAATATTTTTTCTAATATACGCTCACTTTATTTTTTATTTTGATAAATTCTAATTTCTTCTTTTTTGTCGGAAAAATTTTTAATTAAGGTGAAAGATTTAAATATCTCATCATATCTTTTAATTTTATCGGGATACTTACTCGGATTTTTATAATACCTTTCGAATGAAGCGGTGCTTAGAACTAAAAAATCGAATTCATTTTTTATATACCAATCAAAAGTATTTTCTGAAAGATTTCCAAAGGCTGATACTTTGTAGCTTGTCGGATCTACGAAAGGCGAATAATTTTCTAAAGCAATTTTAGAGTTCTTCGGAATCTCCGCTTCAATCCAAACTCTGGCTTCGTTCCTTGCTTTTGGGCTATATAAATTCATATCGATGGTAACGGAACTGATAACAAGAGGTAAAATAAATCCTAAAGGAAGTAAAGATATCCACTTGGAAGCTGAGGAGAATTTAGTAGAACGACTTTGGATCCATTGAAAGGCTGTGCGAAAAAAGAGAAAAGACAGTAGTAATAAGTTAGGAATGATCGGAAGGATTGTTCTATCATTTCGAACTGTAAAAGTCGAAACAAATCCCAAATAGAGAATAACAAAT
This window of the Leptospira hartskeerlii genome carries:
- the rpsG gene encoding 30S ribosomal protein S7; its protein translation is MSRRRGKVEPRKIQPDSVYGDANIAKFINCLMLDGKKSVAESLFYDALDLIQKKTGNDPYVTFKEALENVKPQVEVKSRRVGGVTYQVPIEVRPERRLALGIRWLIRYSRDRNEKGMANKLAAEFIEAQKGTGAAIKKKEDIRKMADANKAFSHYRW
- a CDS encoding catalase family protein, which gives rise to MGQKLSTLLLFFIILLLSCGGPYVKIPDSAELGKEYTFPEEESIAKRTLELTLTSLKESYKDGALVRRDAHPKHHGCVAATFTVKKDLDPQFTLGVFQPGKSYQSLIRFSNGSQKPKADLEGDIRGIGIKLFDIQGKKILAEEAKETTQDFLLINHPVLPVGAPDEYLALFEAAFAGKPGSYFFGWNPFAWKLGGLSKVRAIRGKKITSPLEIRYWSTTPYAFGEGKAVKYSVKPCSETKSEISDSPAENYLRDTMSKQLKESSACFTFMVQVQKDPKSMPVEDPAIVWDEEISPFYPVADILIPKQEFTNEKMDSLCENVSYTPWHSLQEHKPLGGINRVRKSVYQAISEYRHGQNKTQRKEINKKDIPTKLLP
- the rpoC gene encoding DNA-directed RNA polymerase subunit beta' — its product is MRSNNDFESITIRLASPERIKEWSYGEVKKPETINYRTLKPERDGLFCEKIFGTTKDWECYCGKFKSIRYKGVVCDKCGVEVTHSKVRRERMGHIELAAPVSHIWYYRSVPSRMGLLLDMTINQLKSVLYFEKYVIIDPADTGRNRGELIDEEEYHAYLDEYGDKFVAGIGADAIKELLSRIDVDAEARIIRQKIQEKEKISDKRILKRLEVLEAFRDSGNRPEWMVLDVVPVIPPELRPMVQLEGGRFATSDLNDLYRRVINRNNRLKRLLALKAPEIIVRNEKRMLQEAVDALFDNSRRKRTVKGKGNRPLKSISDMLKGKQGRFRQNLLGKRVDYSGRSVIVVGPELKYHEMGLPKKMALELFKPFIMKRLVDLDLAPNIKSAKKKVEAEEKEVFDVLETVVKEHPVMLNRAPTLHRLGIQAFLPVLVEGKAIKLHPLVCHAFNADFDGDQMAIHVPLTPKAQLEVWMLMLSPHNILNPANGHPICGPTQDIVLGIYYLTSEVPSEAGVPLKSFANLDEVTYAIDRGVIEYRTKISVLHQGKILETTPGRLIFNTVLPEGYPYVNRALSDKETNRIIAEVYEKYGPAQTVLMLDDIKKLGYRYATIFSPTISIEDIRVSPGKVTLVGDANKEVERADGEYRKGIITNEERKKKVIEIWTKTNDLITDSMFKELEKDKGGYNPVFIMAASGARGSKQQIRQLAGMRGLMAKPSGEIIELAIRSNFREGLSVLEFFISTHGARKGLADTALKTADAGYLTRRLVDISQDVIVAEDDCGTEECITLGTVKEGENVIVSLSDRVFGRYTSEDIVDPVSESVVYPKGSLITREVGQKLENLGYEKIKVRSPLTCEARWGICIKCYGMDMARLTPAEIGEAVGTIAAQSIGQPGTQLTMRTFHIGGAASAKVQEKEHKVGYRAVVNAINGRTLQTNDRGLIFSRRGSIVVQRLIQQFNSSDLTNLRVENGQKVDKGELVATLASGENVTSDAPGTVKIADGLFRILGEEAVVPVKTSTTLNVKVAQITEPNQALGEFDPFNEIGVTEIEGTAAWVDLEVGKNVRRDEDVKTSNVNYKVIEQRREKLIPRIVVSSGGSKEEYLVPVDAIISVQNGDKVKAGDILFKIPTVAEKTRDITGGLPRVDELFEARRPKDATTLAETDGKIEDNGEIVKEKRVLYIVPDNEELDKVKVTIPIGKQLRVRHGDFVKRGDQMDDGNLDPHDILRVKGVTALQVYLVQEVQEVYRLQGVHINDKHIEVVVRQMMRKVLITDSGDTSFVNQQQVDRFAFLEENKRVIAEGGSPAQCVPILLGLTKASLNTESFFSAASFQETTKVLTDAAIKGKTDNLAGLKENVIIGHMIPAGTGMRKYRDVAVFKETYGDLDRPLEVEEEEIPMAIPEDNEN
- the rpsL gene encoding 30S ribosomal protein S12 yields the protein MPTISQLIRHGRKKQVNKSKSPALKSSPQRRGVCTKVTTFTPKKPNSALRKVARVRLTTGIEVTAYIPGEGHNLQEHNVVLIRGGRVKDLPGVRYHIIRGTLDTLGIDKRRKSRSKYGTKKPKA